One window from the genome of Stigmatella aurantiaca encodes:
- a CDS encoding ArsR/SmtB family transcription factor, whose amino-acid sequence MVQCSSGLDAAFAALSDATRRGILERLGRQDASISELAEAFSMTLTGIKKHVRILEQAGLLTTEKTGRVRTCRLGPRRLEAETAWLHQYRRMVEERLDRLGEFLEKTKGEPW is encoded by the coding sequence ATGGTTCAGTGTTCTTCGGGCCTCGACGCGGCCTTCGCAGCGCTGTCGGACGCCACCCGCCGGGGAATCCTCGAACGGCTCGGGCGGCAGGACGCGTCGATCAGCGAGCTGGCCGAGGCCTTCTCGATGACCCTGACGGGCATCAAGAAGCACGTGCGGATTCTGGAGCAGGCAGGGCTGCTGACCACGGAGAAGACCGGCCGGGTGCGGACCTGCAGGTTGGGCCCTCGCCGGTTGGAGGCCGAGACGGCGTGGCTCCACCAGTACCGGCGGATGGTGGAGGAGCGCCTCGACCGGCTCGGCGAATTTCTGGAGAAAACGAAAGGAGAGCCGTGGTGA
- a CDS encoding SRPBCC family protein produces MNTSNKSVKVSTPSDREIRTERVFQAPRERVWKALTDPTLIARWWGRGNKLVIEKFEPERGGHWRFVEHAGDGAHGFEGRFREVTAPERIVRTFEWDGMPGHVCVETMTLEDLGNGQTRVVSVSLFHTQQDRDGMLGSDMETGLGESYVALDQVLAALAAS; encoded by the coding sequence GTGAATACGTCCAACAAGTCCGTGAAGGTGAGCACCCCCTCTGACCGGGAGATCCGCACCGAGCGCGTCTTCCAGGCCCCCCGCGAGCGCGTGTGGAAGGCGCTGACGGACCCCACGCTGATCGCGCGGTGGTGGGGCCGTGGCAACAAGCTCGTCATCGAGAAGTTCGAGCCCGAGCGCGGCGGCCACTGGCGCTTCGTCGAGCACGCCGGCGATGGCGCGCATGGCTTCGAGGGCCGGTTCCGAGAGGTGACGGCCCCCGAGCGTATCGTCCGGACCTTCGAGTGGGACGGGATGCCCGGCCACGTGTGCGTCGAGACGATGACCCTGGAGGATCTGGGCAACGGCCAGACCCGCGTCGTCTCGGTGTCGCTGTTCCATACCCAGCAGGATCGCGACGGCATGCTGGGCTCGGACATGGAGACGGGCCTGGGCGAGAGCTACGTGGCGCTCGACCAGGTGCTCGCCGCGTTGGCGGCGTCTTAA
- a CDS encoding metal-dependent hydrolase, with protein sequence MDNLTHGLMGLALGALRRPDAKGAPLSTTDKAVLLGCVLAAELPDLDNLLPSENSVVHALQAHRGLSHALVFTPVIAAAATLVAKAVFRPARVGPVFLYSLGSVLFAHLLADLWTGWGTRVLLPFSRERWTLDWSMVVDPWVTLPLLAGALWAWRRRAQWRRALVLGLVGAAAYLGLRVSFQAALGHRVRGTWPGAEQVQVFPAWLSLTTWRYVVVLPGEYVTGTVALGEPPHEQRRWPRPGPGAVPESARNLATVREALAWARFPLVSTLPRPGGGTELRIGDLRYHLGGQPTLQFILELDAQGALSTARLDRGGSAASLLRRWRSPEPVPPTPEG encoded by the coding sequence GTGGACAACCTCACGCACGGATTGATGGGGCTGGCCCTCGGGGCCCTGCGGCGGCCGGACGCGAAGGGCGCGCCGCTGTCCACCACGGACAAGGCCGTGCTGCTCGGGTGCGTGCTGGCCGCGGAGCTGCCGGACCTGGACAACCTGCTGCCCTCGGAGAACTCCGTCGTGCACGCGCTCCAGGCGCACCGGGGGCTCTCGCACGCCCTGGTGTTCACCCCCGTCATCGCCGCGGCGGCCACGCTCGTGGCCAAGGCCGTCTTCCGCCCGGCCCGCGTGGGCCCCGTGTTCCTCTACAGCCTGGGCTCGGTGCTGTTCGCGCACCTGCTGGCCGACCTGTGGACGGGCTGGGGCACGCGCGTGCTGTTGCCCTTCTCCCGGGAGCGCTGGACGCTCGACTGGTCGATGGTGGTGGACCCCTGGGTGACGCTGCCGCTGCTCGCGGGGGCGCTCTGGGCGTGGCGCCGGCGGGCCCAGTGGCGGCGGGCCCTGGTGCTGGGGCTGGTGGGCGCGGCGGCGTACCTGGGCCTGCGCGTCTCGTTCCAGGCCGCCCTGGGCCACCGGGTGCGCGGCACCTGGCCCGGCGCGGAGCAGGTGCAGGTCTTCCCCGCCTGGCTGTCGCTCACCACCTGGCGCTACGTGGTGGTGCTGCCCGGCGAGTACGTCACCGGCACCGTGGCCCTGGGCGAGCCGCCGCACGAGCAGCGCCGCTGGCCGAGGCCCGGCCCTGGGGCGGTGCCCGAGTCCGCGCGGAACCTCGCCACCGTGCGCGAGGCGCTCGCCTGGGCCCGCTTTCCCCTCGTCTCCACCCTGCCCCGGCCCGGGGGCGGCACGGAGCTGCGCATCGGGGATTTGCGCTACCACCTGGGCGGGCAGCCCACGCTCCAGTTCATCCTGGAGCTGGATGCCCAGGGCGCGCTGAGCACCGCCCGGCTGGACCGGGGCGGAAGCGCCGCCTCCTTGCTTCGCCGCTGGCGGTCGCCGGAGCCCGTTCCTCCCACTCCGGAGGGCTGA